The following proteins come from a genomic window of Gloeomargarita sp. SRBZ-1_bins_9:
- a CDS encoding Holliday junction resolvase-like protein yields MGFLAGIIVGAGTTYLLLRKKEIQNIINSYERRIQSLEQQHKNDIKSYEDQIRSMQREYQEKIKQAKTKSLATSRSVIKGHLAEQFAPFLPGFPYLPSDARFLGNPVDYIVFNGYTAVKDGQDDGANLEIIFVDIKTGRADLSEHQQKIAQAVQQGRVRFEVIRPAG; encoded by the coding sequence TTGGGCTTCCTAGCGGGGATTATTGTTGGTGCAGGGACAACCTATCTGCTATTGCGAAAGAAGGAGATACAAAACATTATTAACAGTTATGAGCGGAGAATTCAGTCTCTGGAACAGCAGCATAAAAACGACATCAAAAGTTATGAAGACCAAATTCGTTCCATGCAACGGGAGTATCAAGAAAAAATAAAGCAGGCAAAAACTAAAAGCCTAGCCACTAGCCGTTCCGTAATTAAGGGCCATCTTGCCGAACAATTTGCCCCGTTTCTGCCCGGTTTTCCCTACCTGCCATCCGATGCTCGTTTCCTGGGTAACCCGGTGGACTATATTGTGTTCAACGGCTACACAGCAGTCAAGGATGGACAGGATGATGGGGCAAATTTAGAAATCATTTTCGTTGACATTAAAACCGGTCGTGCTGACCTCTCAGAACATCAGCAGAAAATTGCTCAAGCAGTACAGCAGGGGCGGGTCAGATTTGAGGTCATTCGGCCGGCTGGATAG
- a CDS encoding photosystem II reaction center protein Ycf12, translating to MSALLENWETLVQLLVVALVILAGPAVIFLLVARNGNL from the coding sequence ATGTCTGCGCTGCTGGAGAACTGGGAAACCTTGGTACAGCTACTGGTCGTGGCGCTGGTAATTCTGGCCGGGCCGGCGGTGATTTTCCTACTGGTGGCGCGCAACGGCAACCTGTGA
- a CDS encoding TM2 domain-containing protein, protein MASARGYVLRFSSPSATALVAGLQDWQARGLWDGATLTLTITQQKTGTTDFTLNITTAAQIPQLIQGIQTWAQLGLIIAPIQGKVVLSRLTEPLLAGLDRWVELGLLSPQPVALFCQEYLSQPLKKTAPVLSPLGARPLSVGTAYLWWTLGWVGLCGLHRLYLGQGVWGWLWLFTFGLCGVGQLVDGLLIPYLTTRANQQRGVVPIPAEPETGTTQPPVLVQSLQAELSILWLGLVGVFLVVVSSAVLALSAWDALGRVGQYGLLWLYTLAFGGLAGWLRQSQRVPLTAGLLQGLTVLLIPLNFWAMAALGVEQESWLLVSGAGVTLSGVGLWLLGRDGLAGVALAWLHLGWQQPVLIYGAVYLGGALATGVLLGQRRWQWPQLAVAGGVGFLLVRAVWTLGWSARELALAVGVSGGLLVLLGPAWVGWPLVVAGWLWASAGWTWAWSAAGMVLVLGGLVYRWVRQTRKRLGVWGLGLLQLQAWWLLWTGIPATGREALLTLAQRVGGSLGMPTVLLNVLWLPAVGVTLAVSRWWERRGDGDLARDGRWFALALGTGLCLGSLANPTWWGLVWGGCALYGGLWVFSGLGAGLLCGWPGGSGGGGVGGGGVRAVWVAVGTGAITNISGLGLPRARAGLEYAAVCR, encoded by the coding sequence ATGGCCTCAGCCCGAGGGTATGTGTTGCGTTTTTCTAGTCCATCGGCAACAGCTCTGGTGGCGGGATTGCAGGACTGGCAGGCGCGGGGACTGTGGGATGGGGCGACCTTGACCCTGACGATTACTCAACAAAAAACGGGAACGACGGATTTCACGCTGAATATCACCACTGCCGCTCAGATTCCCCAGTTGATCCAAGGGATACAGACCTGGGCACAGTTAGGTTTAATCATTGCACCCATTCAAGGTAAGGTGGTGCTTTCCCGGCTAACGGAACCGTTGCTGGCGGGCTTGGACCGGTGGGTGGAACTGGGGTTGTTGTCCCCTCAACCAGTCGCCCTGTTTTGCCAGGAGTATCTCAGCCAACCCCTCAAAAAAACGGCGCCGGTGCTATCCCCGCTGGGTGCTCGACCGCTGTCGGTAGGGACGGCCTATCTGTGGTGGACGCTGGGTTGGGTGGGTTTATGTGGCCTGCACCGGCTGTATCTGGGCCAAGGGGTCTGGGGATGGCTGTGGTTGTTCACGTTTGGTTTGTGTGGCGTTGGGCAGTTGGTGGATGGGTTGCTGATTCCCTACTTGACAACAAGAGCCAATCAGCAGCGGGGTGTGGTGCCTATACCGGCTGAACCGGAAACAGGGACAACCCAACCACCTGTGTTGGTGCAATCCTTGCAGGCGGAGTTGAGCATTCTCTGGCTGGGGTTGGTTGGGGTGTTTTTGGTGGTGGTGTCGTCAGCGGTACTGGCCCTTAGCGCCTGGGATGCCCTGGGTCGGGTTGGGCAATACGGACTGTTGTGGCTCTATACCCTGGCGTTTGGTGGGCTGGCGGGTTGGTTGCGGCAAAGCCAGCGGGTGCCCCTGACGGCGGGATTACTCCAAGGATTGACGGTGCTGCTGATTCCCCTGAATTTCTGGGCGATGGCGGCGCTAGGGGTGGAGCAGGAATCCTGGTTGCTGGTCAGCGGCGCCGGGGTGACGTTGAGTGGGGTGGGGCTGTGGCTCCTGGGGCGTGATGGACTGGCGGGGGTGGCCTTGGCCTGGCTGCACCTGGGCTGGCAACAACCGGTGCTGATTTACGGGGCGGTGTATTTGGGTGGGGCCTTGGCGACGGGGGTGCTCCTGGGGCAACGGCGTTGGCAATGGCCCCAACTGGCGGTGGCGGGGGGGGTGGGCTTCCTGCTGGTGCGGGCGGTCTGGACGCTGGGCTGGTCGGCCCGGGAGTTGGCCCTGGCGGTGGGGGTAAGTGGCGGGTTGCTGGTGCTGCTGGGGCCGGCTTGGGTGGGATGGCCGTTGGTGGTGGCTGGTTGGCTATGGGCGAGTGCGGGCTGGACCTGGGCCTGGTCGGCAGCCGGTATGGTGCTGGTGCTGGGGGGATTAGTCTATCGCTGGGTACGACAAACCCGGAAACGGCTGGGGGTTTGGGGATTGGGATTGTTGCAACTGCAAGCCTGGTGGCTGCTGTGGACGGGGATACCGGCAACCGGGCGTGAGGCCCTGCTGACTCTGGCCCAACGGGTGGGGGGGTCCCTGGGGATGCCGACGGTGTTGCTGAATGTGCTGTGGTTGCCGGCGGTGGGGGTGACCTTAGCCGTGAGCCGCTGGTGGGAGCGCCGGGGGGATGGGGATTTAGCCCGGGATGGTCGCTGGTTTGCTCTGGCGCTGGGGACGGGCTTATGCCTAGGTAGCCTGGCCAATCCCACCTGGTGGGGGTTGGTCTGGGGGGGGTGCGCGCTGTATGGGGGGTTGTGGGTTTTCTCGGGGCTGGGCGCGGGGCTGCTGTGTGGGTGGCCGGGGGGGTCGGGGGGGGGGGGGGTGGGGGGGGGGGGGGTGCGCGCTGTATGGGTGGCTGTGGGGACGGGGGCAATCACGAATATCTCTGGGTTGGGTTTACCTAGAGCAAGGGCTGGTCTGGAGTACGCTGCTGTTTGCCGTTGA
- a CDS encoding DUF1825 family protein — MSFFDSEIVQAEARQIFQDYQNLLQLGSNYGKFDREGKRLYIEQMEGLLERYRIFMKRVELSDDFMAKLTYKQLETFLERFGLTPQQMFDQMEQALERMKREIEP, encoded by the coding sequence ATGAGCTTTTTTGATTCGGAGATTGTGCAAGCGGAAGCCCGGCAAATTTTCCAGGACTATCAGAACCTCTTGCAACTGGGCAGTAACTACGGCAAGTTCGACCGGGAAGGGAAACGTTTGTATATCGAGCAGATGGAGGGGCTGCTGGAGCGCTACCGCATTTTTATGAAGCGGGTGGAGTTGTCGGACGACTTTATGGCCAAGCTAACCTACAAGCAGTTAGAGACGTTTTTGGAACGCTTTGGCCTGACCCCCCAGCAGATGTTTGACCAGATGGAACAGGCCCTGGAGCGGATGAAGCGGGAAATTGAGCCGTAG
- a CDS encoding peptidoglycan recognition family protein — translation MRRWWRWLLWAILVMVCLATTQAWGWWRRPAETIVISQLSPLPAGPGLCPEGLSAAQSWPKYQPREETVFVHPSNYGLRHQVDVWGQPIDYAPLIVLHETAGPADAAISLFQKDHTGRDELQVSYHVIIRRDGTVVYLVPPHLRAFGAAPSSFRGEAVKTNPKGVFSVNNFAYHISLESPVDGYYRPPQPAGETTATPVSKPVPTPPPPANPTVHSGYTDAQYRSLAWLIAKTCVPWERITTHKAVDTSGTRIDPRSFDWQKFRRYLNQYPRRREIFFGFHDQ, via the coding sequence ATGCGGCGGTGGTGGCGTTGGCTGCTATGGGCAATTCTGGTTATGGTCTGCTTGGCCACGACGCAAGCCTGGGGATGGTGGCGACGACCGGCGGAAACAATTGTGATTAGCCAGTTGTCTCCCTTACCGGCAGGGCCTGGCTTGTGTCCCGAGGGTTTATCCGCAGCCCAATCCTGGCCTAAGTATCAACCCCGGGAAGAAACAGTCTTTGTCCACCCCAGCAACTACGGCTTACGGCACCAGGTGGATGTGTGGGGGCAACCGATTGACTATGCGCCGCTGATTGTCCTGCATGAAACTGCCGGCCCTGCCGATGCCGCAATTAGTTTGTTTCAAAAAGACCATACAGGTCGGGATGAGCTGCAAGTCAGCTACCACGTAATCATCCGGCGCGACGGAACGGTGGTGTATCTGGTCCCTCCCCATCTGCGGGCATTTGGCGCGGCACCTTCGTCCTTTCGGGGGGAAGCGGTCAAAACCAACCCCAAAGGCGTGTTTTCCGTCAACAACTTTGCCTATCACATTTCCCTGGAATCGCCGGTGGATGGTTACTATCGCCCGCCGCAACCCGCCGGGGAGACAACCGCAACGCCGGTATCCAAACCTGTGCCTACACCCCCACCTCCAGCCAATCCCACGGTTCACAGCGGTTACACCGACGCTCAGTATCGGTCGCTGGCCTGGCTCATTGCCAAAACCTGTGTGCCCTGGGAACGCATCACCACCCATAAAGCGGTGGACACCTCCGGCACGCGCATAGACCCCCGCAGTTTCGATTGGCAAAAGTTCCGCCGCTACCTCAACCAATACCCCCGGCGCCGGGAAATTTTCTTTGGCTTTCACGACCAATAG